In Fusarium oxysporum f. sp. lycopersici 4287 chromosome 11, whole genome shotgun sequence, the following are encoded in one genomic region:
- a CDS encoding hypothetical protein (At least one base has a quality score < 10): MTSLRTKFQSQSWQKDQFVISTDPNLFPISQLSDIFNSSEFYWASALSPEAFKEALHNSLSFGIYDSAQSPSPESPGKLIGLARLVTDFVTFAYLTDVWVDPTYQGKGLGSWLVRCIQETLDEMPDLRRAMLLTGDWERSVPFYERLLGMSLVEPKRGEGLAVMESKGRGHPTYGKTGLGYD, translated from the coding sequence ATGACGTCTCTTAGAACAAAGTTCCAGTCGCAATCTTGGCAAAAAGATCAATTCGTCATCTCAACAGACCCCAACCTATTTCCCATATCTCAACTCTCcgacatcttcaactccaGCGAGTTCTACTGGGCTAGCGCACTATCACCCGAGGCCTTCAAAGAGGCACTTCACAACTCACTGTCCTTTGGCATCTACGACTCGGCTCAATCACCCAGCCCAGAATCGCCAGGCAAACTGATCGGCCTCGCTCGGTTGGTGACAGACTTTGTTACTTTTGCGTATCTTACAGATGTATGGGTTGATCCGACATACCAAGGCAAGGGTTTGGGGAGCTGGCTTGTTCGTTGTATCCAAGAAACACTGGACGAGATGCCGGATCTGCGACGAGCGATGTTGCTCACGGGAGATTGGGAGAGGTCTGTGCCATTCTATGAGAGGCTGTTGGGTATGAGCTTGGTTGAACCGAAGAGGGGTGAGGGACTTGCTGTTATGGAGAGTAAGGGAAGAGGTCATCCAACTTATGGAAAGACAGGTCTAGGGTATGACTGA